One genomic segment of Halalkalicoccus tibetensis includes these proteins:
- a CDS encoding nuclear transport factor 2 family protein, with amino-acid sequence MDAAREYYRAIDAHAYDELAALLAPGFTHHRPDRTIEGREAFVGFMRDDRPMTDTSHEVGAVFESEAGVAVRGRLLDADGEELFGFVDVFELADEGIAAIHTYTR; translated from the coding sequence ATGGACGCCGCCCGCGAGTACTACCGCGCGATCGACGCCCACGCCTACGACGAACTCGCCGCGCTGCTGGCGCCGGGGTTCACCCACCACCGCCCCGATCGGACGATCGAGGGCCGCGAGGCGTTCGTCGGGTTCATGCGCGATGACAGGCCGATGACCGACACCAGTCACGAGGTCGGGGCCGTCTTCGAGTCCGAGGCGGGCGTCGCCGTCCGGGGACGGCTGCTCGACGCCGACGGGGAGGAGCTGTTCGGGTTCGTCGACGTCTTCGAACTCGCTGACGAGGGGATCGCGGCGATCCACACCTACACCCGCTGA
- the pstB gene encoding phosphate ABC transporter ATP-binding protein PstB, giving the protein MSDTDTPSIDTSIDAETDRATGDTTVVESDELAVYYGDEQALQPTSMEIPEKQVTAIIGPSGCGKSTYLRCINRMNDLIDVARVEGEIRFKGKNVYDEDVDPVALRRKIGMVFQKPNPFPKSIRDNVAYGLKIQGKDDDVDAQVEQALKRAALWDEVKDKLDTSGLDLSGGQQQRLCIARAIAPDPEVILMDEPASALDPVATSQIEDLIEELSRDYTVVIVTHNMQQAARISDKTAVFLTGGELVEFGNTNTIFENPENQRVEDYITGKFG; this is encoded by the coding sequence ATGAGCGACACAGACACCCCCTCGATCGATACCAGCATCGACGCCGAGACCGACCGCGCCACTGGCGACACGACGGTCGTCGAGTCCGACGAGCTCGCCGTCTACTACGGCGACGAGCAGGCGCTCCAGCCCACCTCGATGGAGATCCCCGAAAAACAGGTCACGGCGATCATCGGGCCCTCGGGCTGCGGGAAGTCGACGTACCTCCGGTGTATCAACCGAATGAACGACCTGATCGACGTCGCACGCGTCGAGGGCGAGATCCGGTTCAAGGGCAAGAACGTCTACGACGAGGACGTCGACCCCGTCGCGCTGCGCCGGAAGATCGGGATGGTCTTCCAGAAACCGAACCCCTTCCCGAAATCGATCCGGGACAACGTCGCCTACGGCCTGAAGATCCAGGGCAAGGACGACGACGTCGACGCGCAGGTCGAGCAGGCGCTCAAGCGGGCGGCGCTGTGGGACGAGGTCAAGGACAAGCTCGACACCTCCGGGCTCGACCTCTCGGGGGGCCAACAGCAGCGTCTCTGTATCGCCCGGGCGATCGCGCCCGACCCCGAAGTGATCCTGATGGACGAGCCCGCGAGCGCGCTCGACCCCGTCGCGACCAGCCAGATCGAGGACCTGATCGAGGAGCTCTCGCGGGACTACACGGTCGTGATCGTTACCCACAACATGCAGCAGGCGGCGCGGATCAGCGACAAGACCGCCGTCTTCCTCACCGGGGGCGAGCTCGTCGAGTTCGGCAACACCAACACGATCTTCGAGAACCCCGAGAACCAACGGGTTGAAGACTATATCACCGGTAAGTTCGGATAA
- a CDS encoding sodium:solute symporter family protein, whose translation MSLGIQLGIIVGYLVLALLIGVAAYRLTDRTAEDYYLASRTFGTVVLLFTTFATLLSAFTFFAGPNTAYWEGPEWILVMGVMDGILFAVLWYLIGYKQWLIGRDRGYLTLGEMLGDRFGSPRLRALVAGISLFWLFPYVMLQQMGAGTALEALTNGALPYWAGAGLITVFMIVYVVLAGMRGIAWTDTLQGAFMLVMVWIALLWIMVSVGGPSAATEGLAADPDFLALGDDYYTPAFIITEAVAIAFGVAMFPQVNQRFFVAQSKTVLKRTFALWPVLVLALFVPAFMLGAWARGLGVEAAEGANVLPLLLAEYTPVWFAALVIAGAVAAMMSSSDSMLLSGSSYFTRDVYRPFVNPTASERREDLLGRVGVVVFAIGSFLASLLQPASLLEVGSTAFGGFAQLALPVMVALYWTGTTRAGIAAGIAGSQLFYLASVFLPFVPGSYAGWGASLFGMAIGLVLTLGVSWATTPADGEERAVYFDLAD comes from the coding sequence ATGAGCCTCGGGATCCAGCTCGGGATCATCGTCGGCTACCTGGTCCTGGCGCTGCTGATCGGGGTCGCGGCCTACCGCCTGACCGACCGCACCGCCGAGGACTACTACCTCGCGAGCCGCACCTTCGGCACCGTCGTCCTCCTCTTTACGACGTTCGCGACGCTGCTTTCGGCCTTCACGTTCTTTGCCGGCCCCAACACCGCGTATTGGGAGGGACCCGAGTGGATCCTCGTCATGGGCGTGATGGACGGGATTCTCTTTGCCGTCCTCTGGTACCTGATCGGCTACAAACAGTGGCTCATCGGGCGCGACCGGGGCTATCTCACGTTGGGCGAGATGCTCGGCGATCGCTTCGGCTCGCCCCGTCTGCGGGCGCTCGTCGCCGGGATCAGTCTCTTCTGGCTCTTCCCATATGTGATGCTCCAGCAGATGGGCGCGGGCACCGCCCTGGAGGCGCTGACCAACGGCGCGCTGCCCTACTGGGCCGGCGCGGGGCTGATCACGGTCTTCATGATCGTCTACGTCGTGCTGGCGGGGATGCGCGGGATCGCCTGGACCGACACCCTGCAGGGGGCATTCATGCTCGTCATGGTCTGGATCGCCCTCCTGTGGATCATGGTCTCGGTCGGCGGGCCGTCGGCCGCAACCGAGGGGCTCGCCGCCGATCCCGACTTCCTCGCGCTCGGCGACGACTACTACACCCCGGCGTTCATCATCACTGAGGCCGTCGCCATCGCCTTCGGGGTGGCGATGTTTCCCCAAGTGAACCAGCGCTTCTTCGTCGCCCAGTCGAAGACCGTGCTCAAACGGACGTTCGCGCTGTGGCCCGTGCTCGTGCTCGCGCTGTTCGTCCCCGCGTTCATGCTCGGCGCGTGGGCCCGCGGGCTGGGGGTCGAGGCAGCGGAGGGCGCGAACGTCCTCCCCCTGCTGCTCGCGGAGTACACGCCGGTCTGGTTCGCCGCGCTCGTGATCGCCGGCGCGGTCGCCGCGATGATGTCCTCCTCGGATTCGATGCTGCTGTCGGGCTCGTCGTACTTCACCCGGGACGTCTATCGACCGTTCGTCAACCCCACGGCCAGCGAGCGCCGCGAGGACCTGCTGGGCCGCGTGGGTGTGGTGGTCTTCGCGATAGGGTCGTTCCTCGCAAGCCTGCTCCAGCCCGCGAGCCTGCTCGAGGTCGGCTCGACGGCCTTCGGCGGGTTCGCCCAGCTCGCGCTGCCCGTGATGGTCGCGCTCTACTGGACGGGCACGACGAGGGCGGGGATCGCCGCCGGAATCGCCGGCTCCCAGCTGTTCTATCTGGCGAGCGTCTTCCTCCCGTTCGTGCCCGGCTCGTACGCCGGCTGGGGGGCCTCGCTGTTCGGGATGGCGATCGGGCTCGTCCTCACGCTCGGGGTCTCGTGGGCGACGACGCCCGCCGACGGGGAGGAGCGGGCGGTCTACTTCGACCTGGCGGACTGA
- a CDS encoding MFS transporter, whose product MERRTRWTAAIFLFVALDAASLQIRGALLPQFEATFDVSPSLLGLVAPAGTAGLFLTVLVVGLAAGRIRVHRTLLIAVLGSGGFLLVMSGAPVYPLFLGALFLHGLSLGGVRALDRALLSHLYPDRRGRLFTLHSLAWAIGAVSGPAFAALVVAFADWRVVFALLGLAFLPIAFSIRGLDLPERMENERPISLEGAADLVRDPTILGMAGALLLVGGIEGAVFTWLPYYAGTSLPAALAPLALSAYLLAYVPGRVAYTVLAERVGYARLSLALVLPAIPAMYVAFVLTEGYAMLAAVFVLGLFMSGQFPLLSAVGVEAASEYSGPVNAISTSAIYVGMAVVPTVMGVIVGAYGIGVAMLVPVALVVGATLLIAATWFADQRV is encoded by the coding sequence ATGGAGCGTCGCACCCGATGGACGGCCGCGATATTCCTTTTCGTCGCGCTCGACGCCGCGAGCCTGCAGATACGGGGCGCGCTCCTCCCGCAGTTCGAGGCGACCTTCGACGTCTCGCCGAGCCTGCTCGGGCTGGTCGCGCCCGCGGGCACGGCCGGGCTCTTCCTCACCGTCCTCGTGGTCGGGCTCGCGGCCGGCCGGATCCGAGTCCATCGAACGCTTCTGATCGCCGTCCTCGGATCGGGGGGATTTCTGTTGGTCATGAGCGGCGCGCCGGTCTATCCCCTCTTCCTGGGCGCGCTGTTCCTCCACGGGCTCTCGCTGGGCGGCGTTCGCGCGCTGGATCGCGCGCTGTTGAGCCACCTCTACCCCGACCGGCGTGGCCGGCTGTTCACGCTGCACTCGCTGGCGTGGGCGATCGGCGCCGTCTCCGGGCCGGCGTTCGCGGCGCTCGTCGTCGCGTTCGCCGACTGGCGGGTCGTCTTCGCCTTGCTGGGGCTCGCGTTTCTCCCGATCGCGTTCTCGATCCGGGGACTCGACTTGCCCGAGCGCATGGAAAACGAGCGCCCGATCTCCCTGGAGGGGGCCGCCGACCTGGTCCGCGATCCGACGATCCTCGGGATGGCGGGCGCGCTGTTGCTCGTCGGCGGGATCGAGGGCGCGGTCTTCACCTGGCTGCCCTACTACGCCGGGACGTCGCTGCCGGCGGCGCTCGCGCCGTTGGCCCTCTCCGCGTACCTGCTCGCGTACGTCCCCGGCCGGGTGGCCTACACCGTGCTCGCCGAGCGGGTGGGCTACGCGCGCCTCTCGCTCGCCCTCGTCCTGCCGGCGATCCCGGCGATGTACGTCGCGTTCGTCCTGACGGAGGGGTACGCAATGCTCGCGGCGGTGTTCGTCCTCGGGCTGTTCATGTCCGGGCAGTTCCCCCTCCTGTCGGCGGTCGGCGTCGAGGCCGCAAGCGAGTACAGCGGCCCCGTGAACGCGATCTCGACGAGCGCGATCTACGTCGGGATGGCGGTCGTTCCCACCGTCATGGGCGTGATCGTGGGCGCTTACGGGATCGGGGTCGCGATGCTCGTCCCGGTCGCCCTCGTCGTCGGGGCGACCCTCCTGATCGCGGCGACCTGGTTCGCCGATCAGCGGGTGTAG
- a CDS encoding DUF3311 domain-containing protein, producing MVSTYERYTWGIVFVLLIVFAVPWFLWGSSTVVAGLPVWLWWHIGWMVLASFVFWLFSRRAWGLWIEGTP from the coding sequence ATGGTGTCGACATACGAGCGATACACGTGGGGTATCGTGTTCGTTCTGTTGATCGTCTTCGCGGTCCCGTGGTTCCTCTGGGGCTCCTCGACGGTGGTCGCCGGGTTGCCGGTCTGGCTGTGGTGGCATATCGGCTGGATGGTGCTGGCCTCGTTCGTCTTCTGGCTGTTCTCGCGGCGTGCCTGGGGGCTCTGGATCGAGGGGACGCCATGA
- a CDS encoding MBL fold metallo-hydrolase, translated as MAIGDYRPVESCPDYYYLDTGMYDTAGYGSVYIVDAERPAVIDTGIGTNYERILEALEGTGIAPEELEVIAPTHVHLDHAGGAGYLAAECPNAEVYVHEIGAPHLADPERLIEGTKRAVGDQWQYYVEPEPVPEDRITELSDGDTIDLGDRALDVHHAPGHAPHQVVYHDPDAGAVATGDAGGIWVPDRGEVRQTSPPPNFDLEGCLADVETLRALGPDTLLFGHFGPAPASDELLDDYRRTLTDWVERVEEKRAELDDDEAVIEHFAEETDMADVWGEHKARAEERLNVRGALVYLGS; from the coding sequence ATGGCAATCGGTGACTACCGTCCCGTCGAGAGCTGTCCGGACTACTACTACCTCGATACCGGCATGTACGACACCGCGGGCTACGGCTCGGTCTATATCGTGGACGCCGAGCGCCCCGCGGTGATCGACACCGGGATCGGGACCAACTACGAGCGGATCCTGGAAGCGCTCGAAGGGACCGGCATCGCTCCCGAGGAGCTGGAAGTCATCGCGCCGACGCACGTCCACCTCGACCACGCGGGCGGGGCGGGCTACCTCGCTGCGGAGTGCCCGAACGCCGAGGTATACGTCCACGAGATCGGCGCGCCCCACCTCGCGGATCCCGAGCGGCTGATCGAGGGGACCAAGCGGGCGGTCGGCGACCAGTGGCAGTACTACGTCGAGCCCGAGCCGGTCCCCGAGGACCGGATCACGGAACTCTCCGACGGCGACACGATCGACCTCGGCGACCGGGCGCTGGACGTCCACCACGCGCCCGGCCACGCGCCCCACCAGGTGGTCTACCACGATCCCGACGCGGGGGCGGTGGCGACGGGCGACGCCGGGGGGATCTGGGTGCCCGATCGCGGCGAGGTCCGCCAGACCTCCCCGCCGCCGAACTTCGACCTGGAGGGCTGTCTCGCGGACGTCGAGACGCTCCGGGCGCTCGGTCCCGACACCCTGCTGTTCGGCCACTTCGGGCCCGCGCCCGCGAGCGACGAGCTGCTCGACGACTACCGGCGAACCCTGACCGACTGGGTCGAACGCGTCGAGGAGAAGCGCGCCGAGCTGGACGACGACGAGGCGGTGATCGAGCACTTCGCCGAGGAGACCGACATGGCCGACGTCTGGGGCGAGCACAAGGCCCGCGCCGAGGAGCGCCTCAACGTTCGGGGCGCGCTCGTCTATCTGGGCTCCTGA
- a CDS encoding 50S ribosomal protein L40e — translation MASFETAERRMLERQICMKCNARNSREAERCRKCGYGNLRPKAKERRSV, via the coding sequence ATGGCATCATTCGAGACCGCGGAACGGCGTATGCTCGAGCGACAGATCTGCATGAAGTGCAACGCGCGCAACTCCCGGGAGGCCGAGCGCTGCCGGAAATGTGGCTACGGCAACCTCCGGCCCAAGGCCAAGGAACGCCGTTCCGTCTGA
- the serS gene encoding serine--tRNA ligase codes for MLDRTILREDPETVRWALDAKGVDVDFDEVLAVDEEWRELKAEGDSLRHERNEVSSEIGQLKAEGEEEAAQEAIDRSSELKAELQELEERADELEERLEEALLELPQIPHDSVPVGDDESDNVERYREGFSDLRELPEEVVPHYDIGEEMDLLDFERGAKVTGGGYQFVKGDGARLEHALVQFMLDVHREQGYTDVFPPIPVNSASMRGTGQLPKFAEDAYRVGARQDDAYDDDDLWLLPTAEVPVTNMYRDEILLNEDLPLKHQAFTPNFRREAGEHGTETRGYVRVHQFNKVELVNFVRPEESYERLESLLNEAEEVLERLELPYRVLDMCTGDMGFTQAKKYDVEVWAPGDDMDEGPEEGGRWLEVSSVSNFEDFQARRAGIQFRPEHHESAQYLHTLNGSGVAVPRVMVAILEYYQNDDGTVTVPEALRSYMGGQELIEGHDPVGESALGTGDGE; via the coding sequence ATGCTCGACCGGACGATTCTCCGCGAGGACCCCGAGACGGTGCGGTGGGCGCTCGACGCCAAGGGCGTCGACGTCGACTTCGACGAGGTCCTCGCCGTCGACGAGGAGTGGCGCGAACTGAAGGCCGAGGGCGACTCGCTTCGCCACGAGCGAAACGAGGTCAGCAGCGAGATCGGCCAGCTCAAGGCGGAGGGCGAGGAGGAGGCGGCCCAGGAGGCGATCGATCGGTCGAGCGAGCTGAAGGCCGAACTCCAGGAACTCGAGGAGCGCGCCGACGAGCTCGAGGAACGCTTGGAGGAGGCGCTTCTGGAGCTCCCGCAGATCCCCCACGACTCGGTGCCCGTCGGCGACGACGAATCGGACAACGTCGAGCGCTACCGCGAGGGCTTTTCGGACCTCCGCGAACTCCCCGAGGAGGTCGTCCCCCACTACGACATCGGCGAGGAGATGGACCTGCTCGACTTCGAGCGCGGCGCGAAGGTCACCGGCGGGGGGTATCAGTTCGTCAAGGGCGACGGCGCCCGGCTCGAACACGCGCTGGTCCAGTTCATGCTCGACGTCCACCGCGAGCAGGGCTACACCGATGTGTTCCCGCCGATCCCGGTCAACAGCGCCTCGATGCGGGGCACCGGCCAGCTCCCGAAGTTCGCCGAGGACGCCTACCGCGTCGGCGCCCGCCAGGACGACGCGTACGACGACGACGACCTCTGGCTGCTCCCCACGGCGGAGGTCCCCGTCACGAACATGTACCGCGACGAGATCCTGCTCAACGAGGACCTCCCGCTCAAACACCAGGCGTTCACCCCGAACTTCCGCCGGGAGGCCGGCGAGCACGGCACCGAGACCCGCGGGTACGTCCGGGTCCACCAGTTCAACAAGGTCGAGCTCGTCAACTTCGTCCGGCCCGAGGAGAGCTACGAGCGCCTGGAGAGCCTCCTGAACGAGGCCGAGGAGGTCCTCGAACGTCTGGAGCTGCCCTACCGCGTGCTCGACATGTGCACCGGCGACATGGGCTTCACCCAGGCGAAGAAGTACGACGTCGAGGTGTGGGCGCCCGGCGACGACATGGACGAGGGCCCCGAGGAGGGCGGGCGCTGGCTCGAGGTCTCGTCGGTCTCGAACTTCGAGGACTTCCAGGCCCGGCGTGCGGGCATCCAGTTCCGCCCCGAGCACCACGAGTCCGCCCAGTACCTCCACACGCTCAACGGTTCTGGAGTAGCTGTCCCGCGCGTGATGGTCGCGATCCTCGAGTACTACCAGAACGACGACGGCACCGTCACCGTTCCCGAGGCGCTCCGCTCCTACATGGGCGGCCAGGAACTGATCGAGGGCCACGACCCCGTCGGCGAGAGCGCGCTCGGGACGGGCGACGGGGAGTGA
- the phoU gene encoding phosphate signaling complex protein PhoU, which produces MPRKEYQQKLDELREDVLYMGEVVQERLRMGLAALESKDDELANEVIERDYEVNEMYLELERKCTDLIALQQPVAGDLRFIAASFKIITDLERIADLATNLGNYTKQATRDLYPDVDVQGIGSVTLEMIESALAAYADEDVEACYAINDRDDDLDERCERASEIVVRDLIETELGNGTDETEVENMLQDVSRLLLTIRDLERVGDHAVNIAARTLYMAENDDELLF; this is translated from the coding sequence ATGCCACGCAAGGAATACCAACAGAAGCTCGACGAGCTGCGCGAGGACGTCCTCTACATGGGCGAGGTCGTCCAGGAGCGCCTGCGGATGGGGCTCGCGGCCCTCGAGAGCAAGGACGACGAGCTGGCCAACGAGGTGATCGAGCGCGACTACGAGGTCAACGAGATGTACCTCGAGCTCGAGCGGAAATGTACGGACCTGATCGCGCTCCAGCAGCCCGTCGCCGGCGACCTGCGCTTCATCGCCGCCTCCTTCAAGATCATCACCGACCTCGAACGGATCGCCGACCTCGCGACCAACCTGGGAAACTACACCAAACAGGCGACCCGCGACCTCTACCCCGACGTCGACGTTCAGGGGATCGGCAGCGTCACCCTGGAGATGATCGAAAGCGCGCTGGCCGCCTACGCCGACGAGGACGTCGAGGCCTGCTATGCGATCAACGACCGGGACGACGACCTCGACGAACGGTGTGAACGCGCCAGCGAGATCGTCGTCCGGGACCTGATCGAGACCGAGCTCGGCAACGGCACCGACGAGACCGAGGTCGAAAACATGCTCCAGGACGTCTCGCGGCTCCTGTTGACGATCCGTGATCTGGAACGTGTCGGCGACCACGCGGTCAACATCGCCGCACGCACCCTGTATATGGCCGAGAACGACGACGAACTCCTGTTCTAG
- a CDS encoding DUF367 family protein — MQIHVRYEGDDDPEKCTARKLARFDLAELHRSDRATPYGIVLNPHAERALSPADRGKTDRLVALDCSWESAGEALFSMAGEHRALPYLVAANPVNFGRPFELTTVEALAAGLIVLGEREHAEAILAKFRWGHTFLELNDEPLRRYADCADSSEVVEVQGEYLDRGEEA, encoded by the coding sequence GTGCAGATTCACGTCCGCTACGAGGGCGACGACGATCCCGAGAAATGCACGGCCCGCAAGCTCGCGCGCTTCGACCTCGCGGAGCTCCACCGTTCGGACCGCGCGACCCCCTACGGGATCGTCCTCAACCCCCACGCCGAGCGGGCGCTCTCGCCCGCGGACCGCGGGAAAACCGACCGGCTCGTCGCGCTCGACTGCTCGTGGGAGAGTGCGGGCGAGGCGCTGTTCTCGATGGCCGGCGAGCACCGCGCACTGCCCTATCTGGTCGCCGCCAACCCCGTGAACTTCGGCCGGCCGTTCGAGCTCACGACCGTCGAGGCGCTCGCGGCGGGGTTGATCGTCCTCGGCGAGCGTGAGCACGCGGAGGCGATCCTCGCGAAGTTCCGGTGGGGCCACACCTTTCTCGAACTCAACGACGAACCCCTCCGGCGCTACGCCGACTGTGCGGACTCGAGCGAGGTGGTCGAGGTCCAGGGCGAGTACCTCGACCGCGGCGAGGAGGCCTGA
- a CDS encoding PstS family phosphate ABC transporter substrate-binding protein, translated as MAESAWHERGVTRRALLSTVGVGLAGSAGCLARGEDSGLEGEINIDGSNTVLPHSAAVAEEFQWQNNRVQIPVQGSGTGAGFQRFCTGETDIQNASREILPEEEELAAENGIEYLEIEALLDGIAVWANPENDWCDCLTVEELNAIWESGSTVETWSDVRDEWPDEEIALYGRDSASGTFDYFTEAINGEYGNIRTDYSESADTNVIVRGVRGNQYALGFGGAGYYYENEDDLKLLGVDDGEGCVRPTTESIEDESYTPLSRPMYVYLRRDQLTREEFRAFARFYFEEDETDDEGLTYTQTAARSVGFYAIPEETVEESSRELEDTIEEVQ; from the coding sequence ATGGCGGAGTCCGCATGGCACGAACGGGGGGTGACACGTCGGGCGTTGCTTTCGACCGTCGGGGTCGGGCTCGCCGGCTCGGCCGGCTGTCTCGCGCGCGGCGAGGACAGCGGGCTCGAGGGCGAGATCAACATCGACGGGAGCAACACCGTGTTGCCCCACAGTGCCGCCGTCGCCGAGGAGTTCCAGTGGCAGAACAACCGGGTCCAGATCCCGGTCCAGGGTTCGGGGACGGGCGCCGGCTTCCAGCGGTTCTGTACCGGCGAGACCGACATCCAGAACGCCAGCCGGGAGATCCTCCCCGAGGAGGAGGAGCTGGCGGCGGAGAACGGCATCGAGTACCTCGAGATCGAGGCGCTGCTCGACGGGATCGCGGTCTGGGCCAACCCCGAGAACGACTGGTGTGACTGTCTCACCGTCGAGGAGCTCAACGCGATCTGGGAGTCCGGCTCGACCGTCGAGACCTGGAGCGACGTCCGCGATGAGTGGCCCGACGAGGAGATCGCCCTCTACGGGCGGGACTCGGCGTCGGGCACCTTCGACTACTTCACCGAGGCGATCAACGGCGAGTACGGGAACATCCGGACGGACTACTCCGAGAGCGCCGACACCAACGTGATCGTCCGTGGGGTGCGGGGCAACCAGTACGCGCTCGGCTTCGGCGGCGCGGGCTACTACTACGAGAACGAGGACGACCTCAAGCTGCTGGGCGTCGACGACGGCGAGGGCTGTGTTCGACCCACCACCGAGAGCATCGAGGACGAGAGCTACACGCCGTTGAGCCGGCCGATGTACGTCTACCTCCGACGAGATCAGCTCACACGCGAGGAGTTCCGGGCGTTCGCCCGGTTCTACTTCGAGGAGGACGAGACCGACGACGAGGGGCTGACCTACACCCAGACCGCCGCGCGGAGCGTCGGCTTCTACGCGATCCCCGAGGAGACCGTCGAGGAGAGCAGCCGGGAGCTCGAGGACACGATCGAGGAGGTCCAATGA
- the pstC gene encoding phosphate ABC transporter permease subunit PstC, with amino-acid sequence MSGADLTRGGSDINSRRNDAVRWVFFACAALSILTTFAIALVLIEGSIDFFGDVSIVEFFTTTEWSPIIQPRSYGILPLIWGTLIITVGSALVAIPVGTATAIYLSEYASSRVRSIVKPTLEILAGIPTIVYGFFALSFITPRLQGVFPQTGTFNAAAGAIVVGVMIIPMVSSLSEDAMSAVPDSLREAAYGLGATEYEVSTQVVVPASISGVLASYVLAISRAIGETMAVTLAAGMSPNITFNPLEPIQTMTAYMVQVGISDVSVGSIGYQSLFAVGMTLFVLTLSMNVFSMWVRSRYREEYQ; translated from the coding sequence ATGAGCGGCGCGGACCTCACTCGCGGGGGGAGCGACATCAACAGCCGGCGGAACGACGCGGTCCGCTGGGTGTTCTTCGCGTGTGCGGCGCTGTCGATCCTGACGACGTTCGCGATCGCGCTCGTGCTGATCGAGGGCTCGATCGACTTCTTCGGCGACGTCTCGATCGTCGAGTTCTTCACCACCACCGAGTGGTCGCCGATCATCCAGCCGAGAAGTTACGGAATCCTCCCGCTGATCTGGGGCACGCTGATCATCACCGTCGGTTCGGCGCTGGTCGCGATCCCCGTCGGAACGGCGACCGCGATCTACCTCTCGGAGTACGCGAGCTCGCGGGTCCGCTCGATCGTCAAGCCCACCCTGGAGATCCTCGCGGGGATCCCGACGATCGTCTACGGCTTCTTCGCGCTCTCCTTCATCACGCCGCGGCTCCAGGGCGTCTTCCCCCAGACGGGGACGTTCAACGCCGCCGCGGGCGCGATCGTCGTCGGCGTGATGATCATCCCGATGGTCTCCTCGCTGTCGGAGGACGCCATGAGCGCCGTCCCCGACTCGCTGCGGGAGGCGGCCTACGGGCTGGGCGCGACCGAGTACGAGGTCTCGACGCAGGTCGTCGTGCCCGCCTCGATCTCGGGCGTGCTCGCCTCCTACGTGCTCGCGATCAGCCGGGCGATCGGCGAGACGATGGCCGTGACGCTCGCGGCGGGAATGAGCCCGAACATCACGTTCAACCCCTTAGAGCCCATCCAGACGATGACCGCCTACATGGTCCAGGTCGGCATCAGCGACGTCTCGGTGGGCTCGATCGGCTACCAGTCGCTGTTCGCGGTCGGCATGACGCTGTTCGTCCTGACCCTGTCCATGAACGTCTTCAGCATGTGGGTACGCTCGCGCTACCGGGAGGAGTACCAATGA
- the pstA gene encoding phosphate ABC transporter permease PstA — MSTDTGSESPFASAGDVDRKHLIGRVFVGMCFLSTLVGIVALGLLLADVAYESWGWVTWEFLTYPPSRTIENYLPGGRGAGIFPALIGSILLIALTAIFTVFLGVGAAVYLEEYAPDSRFTSFIEANISNLAGVPSIVYGLLGLAIFVRAFQLGSSLIAGALTLTLLILPIVIVSAQESLRAVPDSQRRAAYGVGATQWEVIRDVVLPSAMPGIMTGTILALSRAIGETAPILMVGAATSMFTAPYSLTGPFSAMPMQIFDWARLPQDDFQHVAAAGIVVLLTVLLAMNAVAIYIRHRFETQL; from the coding sequence ATGAGTACGGACACCGGCTCCGAGAGTCCCTTCGCCTCCGCCGGCGACGTCGACCGCAAGCACCTGATCGGGCGGGTCTTCGTCGGGATGTGCTTCCTCTCGACGCTCGTGGGCATCGTCGCGCTCGGGTTGTTGCTCGCCGACGTCGCCTACGAGTCGTGGGGCTGGGTCACCTGGGAATTCCTGACCTACCCGCCCTCGCGCACCATCGAGAACTACCTGCCCGGGGGACGCGGCGCGGGGATCTTCCCCGCACTGATCGGCTCGATCCTCCTGATCGCGCTGACGGCGATCTTCACCGTCTTCCTCGGCGTCGGCGCGGCGGTCTACCTCGAGGAGTACGCCCCCGACAGCCGCTTTACGAGCTTCATCGAGGCGAACATCTCGAACCTCGCGGGCGTCCCCTCGATCGTCTACGGCCTGCTGGGACTGGCGATCTTCGTCCGGGCCTTCCAGCTGGGCTCGAGCCTCATCGCCGGGGCGCTCACCCTCACCCTGCTGATCCTGCCGATCGTCATCGTCTCGGCCCAGGAGTCGCTGCGGGCGGTGCCCGACTCCCAGCGCCGGGCGGCCTACGGCGTCGGCGCGACCCAGTGGGAGGTGATCCGCGACGTGGTGCTCCCGTCGGCGATGCCCGGCATCATGACCGGGACGATCCTCGCCCTTTCGAGGGCCATCGGCGAGACCGCACCGATCCTGATGGTCGGCGCGGCGACCTCGATGTTCACCGCACCGTACAGCCTGACCGGCCCGTTCAGCGCGATGCCGATGCAGATCTTCGACTGGGCGCGCCTGCCACAGGACGACTTCCAGCACGTCGCGGCCGCCGGGATCGTCGTCCTTCTCACCGTGCTGCTCGCGATGAACGCCGTCGCGATCTACATCCGCCACCGCTTCGAGACCCAACTATGA